The following coding sequences are from one Diabrotica virgifera virgifera chromosome 2, PGI_DIABVI_V3a window:
- the LOC126880068 gene encoding interferon-related developmental regulator 2: MPKGKRKGRSDRGRNDGSLNSSDDESFMDNASVVSNYSENKSGEECEDADLLAQEQLEEKLVEILDGLTQKSSQGRINCFDTLTKGFVKKCMPGFIRDRQFTICDSIERSLKKGGGPEKIAAAELATVICVQLGGEDATEDICRLLKPILLSLICDNSVAAPVRAKCCTALGNIIFLSGGEIGDVLLLMQQLEAIYSASYLKGDGTVPTISPDLGVLHAAAIQSWNLLFTLLSPGNIGTMINNSKALPSLEKLSELLESAHLDVRMAAGESLALIYELGREESEDFEEEFALDVTETLKQLATDSHKYRAKKDRKQQRATFRDILQFIESDIVPELQIKFGKETLVLDSWIRRKQYEMLCNILGPSINVHLTENDLLRDIFEIALPAPSSEMPAHAQHQMERYRKRLINAANFKARTLSRARNRDKRSDF; the protein is encoded by the exons ATCGCGGGCGAAACGACGGCTCCCTAAATTCATCCGACGATGAATCTTTTATGGACAACGCAAGTGTTGTCAGTAACTATTCCGAAAACAAAAGCGGAGAAGAGTGCGAGGACGCTGATCTTCTCGCACAGGAACAACTGGAAGAAAAATTAGTAGAAATCCTCGATGGACTCACCCAGAAATCATCCCAGGGCAGAATCAATTGCTTCGATACGCTAACCAAAGGTTTTGTCAAGAAATGTATGCCTGGATTTATCAGAGATCG TCAGTTCACAATCTGTGACAGCATAGAAAGGAGTTTGAAAAAAGGAGGAGGTCCCGAAAAAATAGCTGCTGCCGAGTTAGCCACCGTTATTTGTGTCCAGCTCGGAGGCGAAGATGCAACCGAAGACATTTGCAGGCTGCTGAAACCGATCTTGCTTAGTTTGATTTGCGACAACTCGGTTGCTGCACCTGTTAGAGCAAAA TGCTGCACTGCTTTAGGAAACATCATATTCTTATCAGGAGGCGAAATAGGAGACGTTCTTCTCCTGATGCAACAATTGGAGGCTATCTATTCCGCCAGTTACTTAAAAGGCGATGGAACCGTTCCGACCATCAGTCCAGATCTAGGAGTACTTCACGCGGCTGCCATCCAATCTTGGAATTTACTTTTCACGTTACTCTCTCCGGGAAATATTGGAACCATGATTAACAATTCTAAAGCTTTACC CTCACTCGAAAAACTCTCAGAACTGTTGGAATCGGCACATTTAGACGTCAGAATGGCCGCAGGCGAATCTTTAGCACTAATATACGAATTAGGTAGAGAAGAAAGTGAGGACTTCGAAGAAGAGTTTGCACTAGATGTCACAGAAACTTTAAAACAGTTAGCTACAGATTCTCATAAATACAGAGCGAAGAAAGACAGGAAACAACAGAGGGCCACGTTTAGGGATATACTACAATTTATAGAG AGTGACATAGTACCTGAATTGCAGATTAAATTTGGAAAGGAAACGTTGGTGCTTGATTCGTGGATAAGAAGGAAGCAATACGAGATGTTGTGCAATATCTTAGGACCAAGTATAAATGTGCATTTGACCGAAAATGATCTGCTTAGGGATATTTTCGAAATCGCCCTTCCTGCTCCCAGCAGCGAAATGCCCGCCCATGCTCAACACCAAATGGAAAGGTATAGAAAG cgATTGATAAATGCAGCTAACTTCAAGGCGAGAACTTTATCGAGGGCGAGGAATAGGGACAAACGGTCAGATTTCTAG